In Pseudomonas sp. p1(2021b), the genomic window TCCTCGAAGGCACTGCCTAATCAAGAGCAGCGCGATCCTCTGTGGGAGCGGGTTTACCCGCGAATGCGTCAGCAGATACAACATTGTTTTCTGATCGGACGCTTTCGCGGGTGAACCCGCTCCCACAGGGGGCTGCGCAAGACAGGAATTGAACATGGCACATGTACCGCAAGTAAAGATTCCCGCCACCTACATCCGTGGCGGCACCAGCAAAGGCGTATTCTTCCGCCTGCAGGACCTGCCCGAACGTGCCCAGCAACCCGGGCCTGCCCGTGACGCCCTGTTGCTGCGGGTAATCGGCAGCCCCGACCCCTACGCCAAGCAGATCGACGGCATGGGCGGTGCCACCTCCAGCACCAGCAAGACCGTGATCCTCTCGCGCAGCACCCGTCCGGAGCATGACGTCGACTACCTGTTCGGCCAGGTCGCCATCGACAAGGCCTTCGTCGACTGGAGCGGAAACTGCGGCAACCTGTCAGCCGCCGTTGGTTCCTTCGCCATCAGCGCCGGCTTGGTGGATGCGGCGCGCATCCCGCACAACGGCATCGCCACGGTGCGCATCTGGCAGGCCAACATCGGCAAGACCATCATCGCCCATGTGCCGATCACCGAAGGCGAAGTGCAGGAGACCGGTGACTTCGAGCTGGACGGTGTGACCTTCCCGGCCGCCGAAGTGCAATTGGAGTTCCTCGACCCGGCCGCCGACGAAGACGGCGACGGTGGCGCCATGTTCCCCACCGGCAACCTGGTGGACGACCTTCAGGTGCCGGGCGTCGGGACGTTCAAGGCAACGCTGATCAACGCCGGTATCCCGACCATTTTCGTCAATGCGGCCGACATCGGCTATACCGGTACCGAGTTGCAGGACGCGATCAACGGCGACCCTGCCGCGCTTGCCCGTTTCGAGAGCATTCGCGCCCATGGCGCCGTGCGCATGGGCTTGATCGAACACATCGACCAGGCTGCCGGGCGTCAGCACACGCCCAAGGTGGCCTTCGTCGCGCCGCCGACCGCCTACACTGCTTCCAGCGGCAAGCAGGTCGAAGCCGCTGACATCGACCTGCTGGTGCGGGCGCTGTCGATGGGCAAGCTGCACCACGCGATGATGGGCACCGCGGCGGTGGCCATCGGTACGGCGGCAGCGATCCCCGGCACGCTGGTCAACCTCGCTGCCGGCGGGGGCGAGCGCAGCGCCGTGCGCTTCGGCCACCCATCCGGCACCTTGCGCGTCGGCGCCGAGGCGCGCAAGGTGGACGGTGAATGGACCGTGACTAAAGCGATCATGAGCCGCAGCGCTCGCGTGTTGATGGAGGGTTGGGTACGCGTACCTGGCGATAGTTTCTAACACGCACCTGGTGCTCGGCTTTTATTGAGAGGGGCCGCTTTGTGGCCCATCGCGGGGCAAGCCCGCTCCCACAGGTACGCTGCAGCCGTGAGAGTAGCGGTGTACTTGTGGGAGCGGGCTTGTCCCGCGATGGGCTGCAAGGCAGCCCCTCACTCCCAGGGAGCCAGACAATGAGCGCCAACGTAGACCTCAATGACCGCCCGGATTACGACCGGGTGCTGCAGACCATCGCCGACTATGTGCTCGACTACCGCGTCGAGTCGGTCGAGGCCCTGGACACCGCGCGCAACTGCCTGATGGACACATTGGGCTGTGGCTTACTGGCGCTGCGCTTCCCTGAATGCACCAAGCACCTCGGCCCGCTGGTCGAAGGTACCGTAGTCCCACACGGTGCGCGGGTACCTGGCACTTCCTACCGCCTGGATCCGGTCAAGGCGGCCTGGGACATCGGCTGCACCGTGCGTTGGCTGGACTACAACGA contains:
- the prpF gene encoding 2-methylaconitate cis-trans isomerase PrpF, with the protein product MAHVPQVKIPATYIRGGTSKGVFFRLQDLPERAQQPGPARDALLLRVIGSPDPYAKQIDGMGGATSSTSKTVILSRSTRPEHDVDYLFGQVAIDKAFVDWSGNCGNLSAAVGSFAISAGLVDAARIPHNGIATVRIWQANIGKTIIAHVPITEGEVQETGDFELDGVTFPAAEVQLEFLDPAADEDGDGGAMFPTGNLVDDLQVPGVGTFKATLINAGIPTIFVNAADIGYTGTELQDAINGDPAALARFESIRAHGAVRMGLIEHIDQAAGRQHTPKVAFVAPPTAYTASSGKQVEAADIDLLVRALSMGKLHHAMMGTAAVAIGTAAAIPGTLVNLAAGGGERSAVRFGHPSGTLRVGAEARKVDGEWTVTKAIMSRSARVLMEGWVRVPGDSF